A genomic region of Christiangramia sp. OXR-203 contains the following coding sequences:
- a CDS encoding glycoside hydrolase family 32 protein, protein MNKIKFGLTSLAVCCLFFNSCKDQNSEETSEEITQTEVEVNSDEVYRPNFHFTPEKNWMNDPNGMFYLDGTYHLYFQYYPDDNVWGPMHWGHATSKDMITWEEQEIALFPDEKGYIFSGSAVVDMDNTSGFGEDGKTPVVAIFTYHEPKGAEKGEKDYQSQAIAYSLDKGMTWTKYEGNPVLPNPGIENFRDPKVTWDEEHKQWLMALATTEKTLFYTSQDLKEWKKVSEFGQGNGAHDGVWECPDFFPMQVEGTGETKWVLIQSLNPGGYNGGSGTQYFVGDFDGTTFTPEENMSNLEEKHDYWIDFGRDNYAGVTWSNVPEEDGRKLFLGWMSNWLYAQEVPTETWRSAMTIARELRLIKEDGQYLVTSQPVEELQKFRGDPVKKSALSAKKDLVLIDTSAIDLSKAEVKFSISGLEEDGNYHFTLSNEQGEKFVVNYDHSEQKFSMDRSEAGVNDFSDKFSGTPSTAPRITASNAMEIHMILDKTSMELFIDNGKTVITEIFFSEQPWDTFSVGSEEKEFTVDSFEAYELNFNNQ, encoded by the coding sequence ATGAACAAGATTAAATTCGGTTTAACCTCACTGGCTGTTTGCTGCCTGTTTTTCAATTCGTGTAAGGATCAAAATTCTGAAGAAACTTCCGAAGAAATTACTCAAACAGAAGTTGAGGTAAACAGTGACGAAGTCTATAGGCCTAATTTCCACTTTACTCCGGAAAAGAACTGGATGAACGATCCAAACGGGATGTTTTACCTTGATGGCACTTATCATTTGTATTTTCAATACTATCCAGACGATAATGTTTGGGGACCAATGCACTGGGGACATGCCACGAGTAAGGACATGATTACATGGGAAGAACAGGAGATCGCTTTGTTTCCAGATGAAAAGGGATATATATTCTCCGGTAGTGCTGTAGTAGATATGGACAATACTTCAGGTTTTGGTGAGGATGGTAAAACTCCCGTGGTGGCTATTTTTACTTATCATGAACCAAAAGGAGCAGAGAAGGGTGAAAAGGATTACCAGTCCCAGGCAATTGCTTATAGTCTTGATAAAGGTATGACCTGGACAAAATATGAAGGAAATCCAGTATTGCCTAATCCAGGAATTGAAAATTTCAGAGATCCAAAAGTAACCTGGGATGAGGAACACAAGCAGTGGCTAATGGCTCTGGCAACAACCGAAAAGACTTTGTTCTATACCTCACAGGATCTGAAAGAATGGAAAAAAGTATCTGAGTTTGGGCAGGGAAATGGAGCACATGACGGAGTCTGGGAATGTCCGGATTTCTTTCCAATGCAGGTTGAAGGTACCGGTGAAACTAAATGGGTGCTGATTCAAAGTTTAAATCCTGGAGGCTATAATGGTGGATCTGGGACTCAGTATTTTGTAGGAGATTTTGATGGGACAACCTTTACGCCGGAAGAAAATATGAGCAACCTTGAAGAAAAGCATGACTACTGGATAGACTTTGGTAGAGACAATTACGCTGGAGTGACCTGGTCTAATGTGCCAGAGGAAGATGGCAGGAAATTGTTTCTGGGCTGGATGTCTAACTGGTTATATGCGCAGGAAGTGCCAACCGAAACCTGGAGAAGTGCGATGACCATTGCAAGAGAACTGAGGCTCATTAAAGAGGATGGACAATACCTGGTAACTTCACAGCCGGTAGAAGAGTTACAAAAATTCAGAGGTGACCCAGTCAAGAAAAGCGCACTTTCAGCTAAGAAAGATTTGGTGCTTATAGATACATCAGCAATCGATCTTTCTAAAGCTGAGGTGAAATTCAGTATTTCCGGCTTAGAAGAAGATGGAAACTATCATTTTACACTTTCTAATGAACAGGGAGAAAAATTCGTGGTAAATTATGATCATTCAGAACAAAAGTTCAGTATGGATAGAAGCGAAGCGGGAGTGAATGATTTTTCAGATAAGTTTTCCGGGACACCTTCAACAGCACCTAGAATAACAGCGTCCAATGCTATGGAAATTCACATGATACTTGATAAAACCAGTATGGAATTATTCATTGATAATGGAAAGACCGTTATTACAGAGATCTTTTTTTCTGAGCAGCCTTGGGATACTTTCTCCGTTGGTTCCGAAGAAAAAGAATTTACGGTGGATAGTTTTGAAGCTTATGAACTAAATTTTAATAATCAATAA
- a CDS encoding sugar porter family MFS transporter → MNKIFFYSISAALAGFLFGFDTVVISGADKQLQALWGTSDAFHGSVVMAMALWGTVVGAIFGGFPTNKFGRKNTLIVIGILYFVSALGSSLVDDPYTFAFFRFLGGLGVGASTITAPAYVSEIAPANKRGKLVALYQFNIVLGILIAFLSNYLLRNTGEEPWRWMVGVEAIPAFLYILFVIGIPKSPRWLVSKGRMAEAKRILERINPGLDASAKVHEIKTQSDSEVTGENIFMKKYRFPLILAFLIAFFNQLSGINAFLYYAPRIFEAAGLGESTALLSSIGIGVVNLLFTLLGVFLIDKLGRKQLLLFGSIGYIISLSLVAAAFFLNWGGLWVPIFLFLFIASHAIGQGAVIWVFISEIFPNRLRASGQAFGSSTHWVLAAIIPSSIPYLFSTIGAGWVFAFFAFMMVLQLFFVIFMMPETKGKSLEELAEELSIKEISTTT, encoded by the coding sequence ATGAATAAAATTTTCTTCTATTCCATAAGTGCGGCCCTTGCCGGGTTTCTTTTTGGATTTGATACAGTAGTAATTTCTGGGGCAGACAAACAATTGCAGGCATTATGGGGGACTTCAGATGCCTTCCATGGTTCTGTTGTGATGGCCATGGCCTTATGGGGTACTGTGGTTGGAGCTATCTTTGGAGGTTTCCCCACGAATAAATTTGGTAGAAAAAATACACTTATCGTTATTGGAATCCTTTATTTCGTATCTGCTTTAGGCTCCTCCCTTGTAGACGATCCGTATACCTTTGCATTTTTTAGATTTCTTGGAGGACTTGGGGTAGGAGCTTCTACCATTACAGCACCAGCCTACGTCTCAGAGATCGCACCGGCCAATAAACGTGGTAAATTAGTTGCCCTGTACCAGTTCAATATTGTTCTGGGGATTCTTATCGCCTTTCTTTCAAATTACCTGTTGAGAAATACCGGAGAAGAACCGTGGCGATGGATGGTTGGTGTAGAGGCTATTCCTGCTTTCCTATATATTCTTTTTGTTATCGGGATTCCTAAGAGTCCGCGATGGTTGGTCTCTAAAGGAAGAATGGCCGAAGCTAAACGCATCCTGGAAAGGATCAATCCAGGATTGGATGCTAGTGCCAAAGTTCATGAGATAAAAACACAATCTGATTCTGAAGTTACCGGTGAGAACATCTTTATGAAAAAGTACCGTTTCCCGCTTATTCTCGCATTTTTAATCGCATTTTTCAACCAGTTATCCGGTATAAATGCATTCCTGTATTATGCTCCCAGAATTTTTGAAGCTGCCGGACTTGGAGAAAGTACAGCCTTGCTAAGCAGTATAGGAATTGGAGTTGTAAACCTGTTGTTCACCCTGTTAGGAGTGTTTCTTATTGACAAGCTCGGTCGAAAACAGCTGCTGCTGTTTGGGTCGATAGGCTATATTATATCCCTTTCACTGGTTGCAGCTGCATTCTTTTTGAATTGGGGAGGTTTATGGGTGCCAATATTTTTATTCCTGTTTATAGCTTCACACGCGATAGGACAGGGAGCGGTTATCTGGGTATTTATTTCTGAAATATTTCCGAACAGATTACGAGCTTCGGGACAGGCATTCGGAAGTTCAACTCACTGGGTGCTAGCGGCGATTATTCCTTCCAGTATTCCGTATTTATTCAGTACGATTGGAGCGGGTTGGGTATTCGCCTTCTTTGCATTCATGATGGTGCTACAACTGTTTTTCGTTATTTTTATGATGCCAGAAACCAAAGGTAAATCCCTGGAAGAACTGGCGGAAGAATTATCCATTAAAGAAATTTCAACTACAACCTGA
- a CDS encoding TerC family protein: protein MEIFLQPDTWVALLTLTFLEIVLGIDNIIFISIVAGKVPEESQKKARIGGLSIALIMRILLLLSITWIIGLTEPVLTVADFELSWRDIILVAGGIFLLIKSTLEIHHKVEGQEENNTTEKGKKPTISFSSAIVQIVLLDIVFSFDSILTAVGLTNQIILMVIAVIVSIIVMMIFAKPVGEFVNNHPTIQILALSFLILIGVMLIVEGAHYHVPKGYIYFAVFFSLAIEMLNMRYRRKNT from the coding sequence ATGGAAATATTCTTGCAACCAGATACCTGGGTAGCTCTTCTAACTCTTACTTTCCTGGAAATCGTCCTGGGAATAGACAATATTATATTTATTTCTATAGTAGCGGGTAAAGTTCCCGAAGAGAGTCAGAAAAAAGCCAGAATTGGCGGCTTGTCCATTGCATTGATCATGCGAATTTTGTTGCTTTTGAGTATCACATGGATCATTGGGCTTACCGAACCGGTACTCACCGTGGCAGATTTTGAATTAAGCTGGCGTGATATTATTCTGGTCGCCGGTGGTATATTTCTACTTATTAAAAGTACACTTGAAATTCATCATAAGGTAGAAGGACAGGAGGAAAATAATACGACCGAAAAAGGTAAAAAGCCAACGATAAGTTTTAGCTCCGCGATCGTACAGATCGTACTTCTGGACATCGTTTTCTCCTTTGATTCCATATTAACTGCTGTAGGTTTAACAAATCAAATCATCCTCATGGTGATAGCGGTAATTGTTTCCATCATAGTGATGATGATCTTCGCCAAACCTGTAGGAGAATTTGTAAATAATCATCCAACAATTCAGATCCTGGCTTTATCATTCCTAATACTAATTGGAGTGATGCTTATCGTTGAAGGTGCACATTATCATGTTCCAAAAGGCTACATCTATTTTGCAGTATTCTTCTCTTTAGCGATAGAAATGTTGAATATGCGTTACCGTAGAAAGAATACTTAA
- a CDS encoding urea carboxylase-associated family protein: MIEVIKRQTGAAFRLKKGQKLKVIDPNGEQVSDMVLFNAKDTREKISSGKTLDFEESILISQGDHLWSNRSNQMMEILEDTNGRNDFLLAPCSPETFQIMYNNNEYHPSCFENLYTNLEKFEIQPDDIPTAFNIFMNVQFDTNGKLSVDPPLSKAGDYVLFEAKMDLIVGLTACSAEDSNGGSFKPIHYEIID, encoded by the coding sequence ATGATCGAAGTAATTAAAAGACAAACGGGTGCTGCATTCAGACTGAAAAAAGGTCAGAAATTGAAAGTAATCGATCCAAATGGTGAACAGGTAAGTGATATGGTTCTTTTCAATGCGAAGGATACCCGGGAAAAAATTTCTTCCGGGAAAACTCTGGATTTTGAAGAAAGTATTTTGATTAGTCAGGGTGACCATCTTTGGAGTAACAGAAGCAATCAAATGATGGAGATCCTGGAAGATACGAACGGTCGAAATGATTTTTTACTTGCACCGTGCAGTCCTGAAACGTTCCAGATCATGTATAATAATAACGAGTATCACCCGAGTTGTTTCGAGAATCTTTATACCAACCTGGAAAAGTTCGAAATTCAGCCAGATGACATTCCTACCGCATTCAATATTTTTATGAACGTCCAATTCGACACTAATGGAAAACTTAGTGTAGATCCGCCTTTAAGCAAAGCCGGTGATTATGTTTTATTCGAAGCTAAAATGGACCTTATAGTTGGTTTAACAGCATGCTCTGCTGAAGATAGTAATGGTGGAAGCTTTAAGCCAATTCACTACGAAATTATCGATTAA
- a CDS encoding FMN-binding negative transcriptional regulator yields the protein MYRPKKYRKDEDEFILPFLRKFPFGTFVLKGDHLLATHIPVLIDESEDGKWRLFSHIANHNEQKEFLKEDVEVLLIFQGAHSYISSSWYEEADISTWDYSAVHVNGKIKLQSESELRESLLKLVANFEKEQENPLYYDNIPKKMLEDHLPQITGFWIEPVKVEGIAKLHQSYHSKDVKRVVSKLDASEDPIKNQISEDIKNEHNLQ from the coding sequence ATGTACAGACCAAAAAAATACCGGAAAGATGAGGATGAATTTATTCTCCCATTTCTTCGGAAATTTCCATTTGGGACATTTGTTCTCAAGGGAGATCATCTTCTAGCTACGCATATTCCTGTACTTATCGATGAATCTGAAGATGGTAAGTGGAGATTATTTTCTCATATCGCAAACCATAACGAACAGAAAGAATTTCTGAAGGAAGATGTTGAGGTATTATTGATATTTCAGGGTGCTCATTCTTATATTTCCTCTTCCTGGTACGAAGAAGCAGATATTAGCACCTGGGATTATTCTGCGGTGCATGTAAATGGAAAAATTAAACTTCAGTCGGAGTCAGAACTAAGAGAATCTCTTTTAAAATTGGTAGCTAATTTCGAAAAGGAGCAGGAAAATCCTCTTTACTACGATAATATTCCGAAGAAAATGCTGGAAGATCACCTTCCACAGATCACGGGTTTCTGGATCGAACCGGTGAAAGTTGAAGGCATCGCAAAATTGCATCAGTCTTACCATTCTAAAGATGTGAAAAGGGTAGTAAGCAAATTAGATGCTTCAGAAGATCCCATAAAAAATCAAATTTCAGAAGACATTAAAAACGAACATAATCTACAATGA
- the gntA gene encoding guanitoxin biosynthesis heme-dependent pre-guanitoxin N-hydroxylase GntA: MQVKERTKRKSLKAVSDEQIKAEYAEFILENEHPCIMAKTIFAMDQFTLKTYEDFGSMEASARLLKDLKEYIEAYDFESNDFKTFLAVFPNSPEYSEISFEELLWKQLSNIHKLDSEQWDPTVSDDPKDENFSFSIAGKAFYVVGLHPNSSRKARQSPYTTLTFNLHWQFEKLREMGTYQKVRDRIRDRDVALQGSINPMLEDFGNNSEAKQYSGRKVDKEWKCPFH; the protein is encoded by the coding sequence ATGCAGGTAAAGGAAAGAACAAAACGGAAGAGCTTAAAAGCTGTTTCAGATGAACAGATAAAGGCAGAATATGCCGAATTTATTCTTGAGAATGAACATCCGTGTATTATGGCCAAGACAATTTTTGCCATGGACCAGTTTACTCTCAAAACTTATGAAGACTTTGGTAGTATGGAGGCTTCTGCCAGATTATTAAAGGATCTAAAAGAATATATTGAAGCTTACGATTTTGAGTCCAATGACTTTAAAACATTCCTGGCAGTATTTCCAAATTCTCCAGAATATTCTGAAATTAGCTTCGAAGAATTACTATGGAAGCAATTATCCAATATTCATAAACTGGATAGTGAGCAATGGGATCCCACGGTAAGTGATGATCCCAAGGATGAAAATTTTAGTTTTAGTATTGCAGGAAAGGCTTTCTATGTAGTGGGCTTACATCCAAATTCTTCGAGAAAGGCGAGACAGAGTCCATATACTACCCTGACCTTCAACTTGCACTGGCAGTTCGAAAAACTCAGGGAAATGGGAACCTATCAAAAAGTTCGTGATAGAATTCGTGATCGGGACGTAGCTTTGCAGGGCTCGATTAACCCTATGCTGGAAGATTTTGGAAATAACAGCGAAGCCAAACAATACAGTGGGCGTAAAGTAGATAAGGAATGGAAATGCCCATTCCATTAG
- a CDS encoding DUF421 domain-containing protein, whose protein sequence is MDKWFAFDIPSFVAIILTAIGIYIAIIIFTRIAGKRSFSKMSSFDFAMTVALGSMVATTVLSKSVSLWEGVVGIAAIYVLQLFVAILRRFKIVQNVVDNGPLMLMDGQTILHKNLKKARVTEADLRSKLREANVIRLKEVRAVVFEATGDISVLHTDKDDEELEDYLYKDVSK, encoded by the coding sequence ATGGACAAGTGGTTCGCATTTGACATTCCGTCCTTTGTTGCAATTATACTAACAGCAATAGGGATCTATATCGCAATTATCATCTTTACCCGAATCGCCGGGAAAAGAAGTTTTTCAAAAATGTCCAGTTTTGACTTTGCCATGACCGTTGCTCTTGGGTCCATGGTTGCAACTACCGTTCTAAGTAAAAGCGTGAGTTTATGGGAAGGTGTAGTTGGGATTGCAGCAATCTATGTACTACAGCTCTTTGTGGCGATCCTGCGTAGGTTTAAGATCGTTCAGAATGTTGTAGATAATGGTCCTTTGATGCTTATGGATGGACAAACAATTCTACATAAAAATTTGAAAAAGGCTCGGGTGACTGAAGCAGATCTTCGTTCTAAGTTAAGAGAAGCGAATGTGATCAGGCTGAAAGAAGTTAGAGCTGTGGTTTTCGAAGCAACCGGGGATATTTCGGTTTTACATACCGATAAGGACGACGAGGAACTGGAAGATTATTTATACAAAGACGTTTCAAAATAG
- a CDS encoding glycerophosphodiester phosphodiesterase produces the protein MEKINKIGHRGAKAHLAENTLESIEKAISLGVDMIEIDVHRCATGELFVIHDFTLDRTTNASGEIAKKSSTEMQSFLIEEQFKIPTLNEVLDLIENKCQINIELKGRNTARAVSEIIQHKAEKENWEYGNFLVSSFQKNELFEVKKINSRIPLAVLSKASVPEAIELGKKLDAVAIHPSVGIITRDNTKLCQDHGFKVNVWTVNEANDIMRMIDFGVDGIISDYPDRLQNPVKLLQN, from the coding sequence ATGGAAAAGATCAATAAAATCGGCCACCGTGGTGCTAAAGCTCATCTCGCTGAAAATACACTGGAAAGTATAGAAAAAGCGATTAGTCTTGGAGTGGATATGATCGAGATCGATGTGCATCGATGTGCCACTGGCGAATTGTTCGTGATTCATGATTTTACCCTGGACAGAACTACTAATGCCAGCGGAGAAATCGCTAAAAAAAGCAGTACAGAAATGCAGTCATTTTTGATCGAAGAGCAGTTCAAAATTCCTACGCTAAACGAGGTGCTTGATCTTATCGAGAATAAATGCCAGATCAACATTGAGCTTAAGGGTCGGAATACTGCGAGAGCGGTTTCAGAAATCATTCAACATAAAGCTGAAAAGGAAAATTGGGAATATGGCAACTTTCTGGTTTCCAGTTTTCAGAAGAACGAATTGTTCGAAGTCAAAAAGATCAATTCCAGGATCCCGCTGGCAGTCCTAAGTAAAGCGAGTGTACCTGAAGCTATAGAACTTGGCAAGAAACTGGATGCGGTAGCGATTCACCCTTCCGTAGGAATTATTACAAGAGATAACACAAAACTCTGCCAGGATCATGGTTTTAAAGTAAACGTGTGGACCGTAAATGAAGCGAATGATATAATGAGAATGATCGATTTCGGGGTTGATGGTATTATCTCAGATTACCCGGATCGATTACAGAATCCTGTTAAATTGTTGCAAAACTAG
- a CDS encoding NAD(P)/FAD-dependent oxidoreductase: MLEYFDRIIVGGGAAGFFTAINIAENNRSLKVLILERGKDVLNKVRISGGGRCNVTHAEFIPAELVRKYPRGSKELRGPFHKFMTVDTIGWFEDRGVSLKTEDDGRMFPITDSSETIIDCFRKECDKLKIEVRTGESLKNFSSEGDYWKIEVGSKEYSCEKLMLATGSNSKIWNLLKSSGHSIVEAVPSLFTFNIEDDRIKDLPGIAMDAEVEIPGAKLSSDGPLLITHWGFSGPAILKLSAWGARALNELQYKFSIKVNWIPGENELSILETLKELKQEHSKQQVYKRAQFDLPKRLWHSLVLASGISQDNKWADLNKQQLSNLGVQLTAAEFEVNGKSTFKEEFVTAGGIDLKEVDFQTFESKLHPNLYFAGEILNIDAITGGFNFQNAWTGGFLAAKAMS; this comes from the coding sequence ATTTTGGAATATTTCGACAGGATCATAGTAGGTGGCGGTGCAGCAGGATTTTTTACAGCGATCAATATTGCTGAAAATAACAGGTCGCTGAAAGTCCTTATTCTTGAAAGAGGTAAAGACGTTTTGAACAAGGTTCGCATCTCAGGTGGTGGCCGGTGTAATGTCACTCATGCTGAATTTATTCCTGCCGAACTGGTTCGTAAATATCCCCGCGGAAGCAAAGAACTTCGAGGACCCTTTCACAAATTTATGACCGTAGACACCATTGGCTGGTTTGAAGACAGAGGAGTTTCCCTTAAAACTGAAGATGACGGACGAATGTTTCCCATAACAGATTCTTCGGAAACCATTATTGACTGCTTCAGGAAGGAATGTGATAAATTGAAGATCGAGGTCCGCACTGGTGAAAGTTTAAAAAATTTTTCTTCTGAAGGTGATTACTGGAAAATTGAAGTAGGCTCCAAAGAATATTCCTGTGAGAAACTGATGCTTGCAACCGGCAGCAATTCGAAGATCTGGAATCTTTTGAAAAGTAGCGGACATTCCATCGTTGAAGCCGTTCCATCCCTTTTCACGTTTAATATTGAAGATGACAGGATCAAGGATCTTCCCGGCATCGCGATGGATGCAGAAGTAGAGATTCCTGGAGCTAAACTTAGTAGCGATGGTCCATTACTTATAACCCACTGGGGTTTCAGTGGCCCTGCTATTTTAAAGCTTTCAGCATGGGGAGCCAGGGCTTTAAATGAACTTCAGTATAAATTCAGCATAAAAGTGAACTGGATTCCTGGTGAAAATGAACTGTCGATCCTCGAAACTTTAAAAGAGTTGAAACAGGAACATTCCAAACAACAGGTTTACAAAAGAGCTCAGTTCGATCTACCAAAAAGATTATGGCACAGCCTTGTTCTCGCTTCTGGCATTTCTCAGGATAATAAATGGGCAGACCTCAACAAACAGCAATTGTCGAATTTGGGTGTACAGCTTACAGCGGCCGAGTTTGAGGTAAATGGAAAAAGTACTTTTAAAGAAGAATTTGTAACCGCTGGAGGAATTGATCTAAAAGAAGTAGATTTTCAAACATTTGAAAGCAAACTTCACCCAAATCTATATTTTGCTGGAGAGATTTTGAATATTGACGCGATCACTGGAGGCTTTAATTTTCAAAATGCGTGGACAGGTGGATTTCTGGCTGCAAAAGCTATGAGTTAA
- a CDS encoding TspO/MBR family protein: MTTKLLIRSTFAVGICLVFGLLGAIAIQTGMADWYTGLQKPWFYIKDDILSSIWLFMYVLLGVAAGIVWSKGFYHKWVKTALYHFGFQLLLNGFWFLLFFALEKPVLALIDLALLFVITLFTIKWFKIVSNTAAYMLIPYAVWILLAFAFNFEIWRLNS; encoded by the coding sequence ATGACCACAAAACTTCTCATAAGAAGCACTTTTGCGGTAGGCATTTGTCTTGTCTTCGGTCTTCTTGGTGCGATCGCTATTCAAACAGGAATGGCAGATTGGTATACAGGCCTGCAAAAACCATGGTTTTACATAAAGGATGATATTTTAAGCTCCATCTGGCTTTTTATGTACGTGCTACTTGGAGTCGCTGCTGGTATCGTTTGGAGTAAAGGTTTCTATCACAAATGGGTAAAAACAGCACTTTACCACTTTGGTTTCCAGTTATTGCTGAATGGTTTCTGGTTCCTGCTATTCTTTGCTCTTGAAAAACCGGTCCTGGCTTTAATTGATCTGGCACTGCTGTTCGTTATTACTCTTTTCACCATAAAATGGTTTAAGATAGTAAGTAACACAGCTGCTTATATGCTAATTCCTTATGCTGTATGGATTCTTCTGGCCTTCGCTTTTAATTTTGAGATCTGGCGCCTTAACTCATAG
- a CDS encoding diphosphomevalonate decarboxylase — protein MTHQEFVPSMYSNEIKSGKVSWQSPSNIALVKYWGKKEHQIPANPSISFTLNHCRSTTSLEFQKKEDKSDSFEFDFYFEDKPKEDFKPKIQKFFERIQEYCPYLIDYKFIIRSENSFPHSSGIASSASGMSALALCIMDLESQLNPDISEEHFQRKASFLARLGSGSASRSIQGDLMIWGKHNDFESSSDLFAISYEDKLHENFQNFQDTILLVDKGEKQVSSTVGHDLMHGHPFADERFKQAHDNLSKLIPALKSGDYSEFIKIVESEALTLHAMMMSSQPYFILMKPNTLEIINKIWKFREDTGIPACFTLDAGANVHLLYPEDHAPKVLEFIKNELVAYCENGHYICDQVGNGAKKL, from the coding sequence ATGACGCATCAGGAATTTGTTCCCTCCATGTATTCCAATGAAATAAAGTCTGGCAAGGTAAGCTGGCAATCCCCAAGTAATATAGCACTGGTCAAATACTGGGGTAAAAAGGAACATCAAATCCCTGCAAATCCGTCTATTAGTTTTACGCTAAATCATTGCAGGTCAACTACTAGTCTGGAATTTCAGAAAAAAGAGGATAAATCTGACAGTTTTGAGTTCGATTTCTATTTCGAGGATAAACCTAAAGAAGATTTCAAACCCAAGATTCAGAAGTTTTTTGAGCGCATTCAGGAATATTGCCCATATCTAATTGATTACAAGTTTATTATAAGAAGTGAAAACAGCTTTCCTCACAGTAGCGGCATAGCGTCTTCTGCTTCAGGGATGAGCGCACTTGCCCTTTGTATTATGGATCTTGAAAGTCAGCTAAATCCTGATATAAGCGAAGAACACTTCCAGAGAAAAGCATCTTTCCTCGCAAGACTTGGTTCCGGGAGTGCCTCCAGAAGTATTCAGGGCGATCTTATGATCTGGGGAAAACATAATGATTTTGAGAGTTCATCAGATCTTTTTGCCATCAGTTATGAAGATAAATTACATGAGAACTTTCAGAATTTTCAAGATACTATTCTACTTGTGGATAAAGGTGAAAAGCAGGTTAGCAGCACGGTTGGCCATGATCTAATGCATGGGCATCCTTTTGCTGATGAGCGTTTTAAACAAGCTCATGACAATCTTAGCAAGCTTATTCCCGCATTAAAATCTGGTGATTATTCAGAATTCATAAAAATTGTGGAAAGCGAGGCATTGACACTTCACGCCATGATGATGAGTAGTCAGCCATATTTTATTCTTATGAAACCGAACACGCTTGAAATCATCAACAAGATCTGGAAGTTTAGAGAAGATACTGGTATACCCGCTTGTTTCACACTGGATGCTGGCGCCAACGTACATCTGCTATATCCTGAAGATCACGCTCCTAAAGTTTTAGAGTTCATTAAGAATGAGTTAGTTGCGTATTGTGAGAATGGACACTATATTTGCGACCAGGTTGGGAATGGCGCAAAAAAATTGTAA
- a CDS encoding mevalonate kinase produces MKGPLFYSKILLFGEYGIIKDSKGLSIPYNFYNGALKLSDNDTEQAKKSNTNLRKFAAYLEALQENNPELVKFDIEALKADISSGMYFDSSIPQGYGVGSSGALVAAIYDKYANDKITVLENLTRDKLLKLKKIFGEMESFFHGKSSGLDPLNSYLSIPILINSKENIEPAGIPSQTENGTGAVFLLDSGITGDTAPMVSIFMENMKQEPFRKMLKDQFVTQTDACVDDFLKGDVKSLFKNVKKLSHTVLDNFKPMIPAQFHKLWQKGIETNDYYLKLCGSGGGGYILGFTEDIEKARKSLKGYNLEVVYNF; encoded by the coding sequence ATGAAAGGACCTTTATTTTACTCAAAAATTCTTCTCTTTGGAGAATACGGGATCATTAAAGATTCCAAGGGTTTATCGATTCCATATAACTTTTATAATGGTGCTTTGAAGTTGTCTGATAATGACACTGAACAGGCGAAAAAATCGAATACCAACCTGCGTAAATTTGCTGCTTACCTTGAAGCACTTCAGGAAAACAATCCAGAACTTGTAAAGTTTGATATCGAAGCTCTTAAGGCAGATATTTCCAGCGGAATGTATTTTGATTCAAGTATTCCTCAAGGTTATGGTGTTGGTAGTAGTGGTGCATTAGTTGCCGCAATTTACGATAAATATGCAAATGATAAGATCACCGTTCTTGAGAACCTTACCCGGGACAAATTATTAAAGCTGAAAAAGATCTTCGGAGAAATGGAATCATTTTTCCACGGAAAATCTTCAGGACTGGATCCGCTTAATTCATATTTGAGCATTCCTATTTTAATTAATTCCAAAGAAAATATTGAACCTGCAGGAATTCCTTCTCAAACCGAAAATGGAACCGGAGCAGTATTCTTGCTTGACAGCGGAATTACTGGAGATACTGCCCCAATGGTTAGTATTTTTATGGAAAATATGAAACAGGAGCCTTTCAGAAAAATGCTGAAGGACCAGTTCGTGACTCAAACAGATGCTTGTGTGGATGACTTTTTGAAAGGAGATGTAAAATCGCTTTTCAAGAACGTAAAGAAACTTTCTCATACCGTTCTGGATAACTTCAAACCAATGATTCCTGCGCAGTTCCATAAATTGTGGCAGAAAGGGATCGAAACCAATGATTACTACCTGAAACTTTGTGGGTCTGGTGGCGGAGGTTACATTCTTGGTTTTACCGAAGATATCGAAAAAGCAAGAAAATCACTTAAAGGATATAACCTGGAAGTAGTTTACAACTTCTAA